Proteins co-encoded in one Actinomadura luteofluorescens genomic window:
- a CDS encoding amino acid ABC transporter ATP-binding protein: MLVQIRGATKAFGPLAVFQDVDLDVRQSEVVVLIGPSGAGKSTLLRCVNGLERLDAGTIDISGERLSYQPGPLNRIRRNVGMVFQNFNLFPHMTVLGNVMCAPVKVAGGQRDKVREEAHQLLDKVGLSDKCDAFPSSLSGGQRQRVAIARALAMRPQLMLFDEPTSALDPELVGEVLEVMRTLAAEGMTMLVVTHEMQFARKVADRVVLVADGGIIEQGRPQAVLDEPATPRARAFLRAVLER, from the coding sequence ATGCTGGTCCAGATCCGCGGGGCAACCAAGGCCTTCGGGCCGCTCGCGGTGTTCCAGGACGTCGACCTGGATGTGCGCCAGAGCGAAGTGGTCGTGCTCATCGGACCGTCCGGGGCGGGTAAGAGCACCTTGTTGCGCTGTGTGAACGGCCTGGAACGGCTCGACGCGGGGACCATCGACATCAGCGGCGAACGGCTCTCCTACCAGCCGGGCCCGCTCAACCGCATCCGCCGCAATGTCGGGATGGTCTTCCAGAACTTCAACCTCTTCCCCCACATGACGGTGCTCGGCAACGTCATGTGCGCGCCGGTCAAGGTGGCGGGAGGGCAGCGCGACAAAGTCCGGGAGGAGGCTCATCAACTGCTGGACAAGGTCGGCCTCTCCGACAAGTGCGACGCCTTCCCGTCCAGCTTGTCGGGAGGGCAGCGGCAGCGGGTCGCGATCGCCCGCGCGCTCGCGATGCGCCCCCAGCTCATGCTGTTCGACGAGCCGACCTCCGCGCTCGACCCCGAACTCGTCGGTGAGGTCCTGGAGGTCATGCGGACGCTGGCAGCCGAGGGCATGACCATGCTCGTCGTCACCCACGAGATGCAGTTCGCCCGCAAGGTCGCCGACCGCGTGGTCCTGGTCGCCGACGGCGGGATCATCGAACAGGGCAGGCCACAGGCCGTCCTCGACGAACCGGCCACGCCGCGGGCACGGGCCTTTCTGCGCGCAGTACTCGAACGCTGA
- a CDS encoding amino acid ABC transporter permease, protein MHWLSDFIQTAPTFLQALWLTLQLALWSIVLAAVLGAALAYCRLSRLRTVRAAATGYIALIRGTPLVTQLFIIYFGLASVLTIEAFWAGVIGLTAHNAAYVAEIYRSGIQAVPTGQVEAGRSLGMGSWKTMRLVVAPQALRTVLPSLGNQFIIAVKDTSVAAFITVAELFRTAQIVAAEKFRPLEFFVIVGIYYLAIVLLLSGGVRMLERRLGRYGV, encoded by the coding sequence ATGCATTGGCTCTCCGATTTCATCCAGACCGCGCCGACCTTCCTGCAGGCGCTGTGGCTCACGCTGCAGCTGGCGCTGTGGTCGATCGTGCTCGCCGCCGTCCTCGGCGCCGCCCTGGCCTACTGCCGGCTGAGTCGGCTGAGGACAGTGCGAGCAGCGGCGACCGGCTACATCGCCCTCATCCGGGGGACGCCTCTGGTCACCCAGCTGTTCATCATCTACTTCGGCCTGGCCTCGGTCCTGACCATCGAGGCGTTCTGGGCCGGTGTGATAGGGCTGACGGCCCACAACGCGGCCTACGTGGCAGAGATCTACCGGTCCGGGATCCAGGCGGTGCCCACCGGGCAGGTCGAGGCGGGCCGCTCACTGGGCATGGGCTCCTGGAAGACGATGCGCCTTGTCGTCGCGCCGCAGGCACTGCGCACCGTCCTGCCCTCGCTGGGCAACCAGTTCATCATCGCGGTGAAGGACACCTCCGTCGCGGCGTTCATCACCGTCGCCGAACTGTTCCGGACCGCGCAGATCGTGGCCGCGGAGAAGTTCCGGCCGCTGGAGTTCTTCGTGATAGTCGGGATCTACTACCTCGCCATCGTCCTGCTGTTGTCGGGAGGCGTCCGAATGTTGGAACGGCGCTTGGGAAGGTACGGCGTCTGA
- a CDS encoding transporter substrate-binding domain-containing protein: protein MAGRRRAGRRAAVRGGAIVIAAVLLGGCAGLEGGSGSGGDSGYGLVSDGEFTFALSGQLAPFSFYENGKLTGFDVAIGTEVAKRLKLTPKPSTGAFNSLLAGLQAGRYDAIVGSMTNTPERAKVVDFSSDYYKSGAFLWVKSDSTARSIDDLRGAVVGVPLGSTFEAAMKKRSNVEKVKTYESDVDALKDVPTGRADAAIVDKLVGAYAAKKGGMQVKPVGPALLDNSAAIPVRKKHRRLLTAVNKALTDMKADGTYTRIFQHWFGISPTQP from the coding sequence ATGGCGGGCAGGCGGAGGGCGGGCAGGAGGGCGGCCGTCCGGGGCGGTGCCATCGTGATCGCGGCCGTCCTGCTCGGCGGGTGCGCCGGGCTCGAGGGCGGCTCGGGCAGCGGCGGAGACTCCGGTTACGGACTCGTCAGCGATGGGGAGTTCACGTTCGCCCTGAGCGGGCAGCTCGCCCCGTTCAGTTTCTACGAGAACGGCAAGCTCACCGGGTTCGACGTCGCCATCGGAACGGAGGTGGCGAAACGGCTCAAGCTCACGCCCAAGCCGTCCACCGGAGCGTTCAACAGCCTCCTCGCGGGTCTCCAGGCGGGCCGCTACGACGCGATCGTCGGCTCGATGACCAACACACCGGAGCGCGCGAAGGTGGTGGACTTCTCCTCCGACTACTACAAGTCCGGCGCGTTCCTGTGGGTGAAGTCGGACTCCACCGCCCGATCCATCGACGACCTGCGCGGAGCCGTGGTCGGGGTCCCACTGGGCAGCACCTTCGAAGCCGCGATGAAGAAGAGGTCCAATGTCGAGAAGGTGAAGACGTATGAGAGTGACGTCGACGCCCTCAAGGACGTTCCCACCGGACGCGCCGACGCCGCGATCGTCGACAAGCTCGTCGGTGCCTACGCCGCCAAGAAGGGCGGCATGCAGGTCAAGCCGGTGGGGCCAGCGCTGCTGGACAACTCAGCGGCCATCCCAGTCCGCAAGAAGCACCGCAGGCTGCTGACGGCCGTCAACAAGGCGCTCACCGACATGAAGGCCGACGGCACCTACACCAGAATCTTCCAGCACTGGTTCGGCATCTCCCCCACCCAACCGTGA
- the gcvPA gene encoding aminomethyl-transferring glycine dehydrogenase subunit GcvPA, which translates to MNAHPYIPNSVPGVKREMLAAIGARSVEDFYADVPGRIRLDRPLDLPPPLRSEAELVRHVGGLLRRNTSAEEALSFLGAGCYHHHVPAVVDEVVNRSEFLTAYAGEPYEDHGRFQALWEYQSLMGELLEMDVVSVPVYDGYQAAATALRMAGRITGRRRLLLVTAVAPGRLSKIEDYVRPDHDVVLVPVDPATGLADPTAVRAALADSDVAAVFAEAPSASGILDPALPSLAEVAHEAGALYVVGCNPISLGAVTPPSQYGADIVCGDIQPLGLPMSFGGMNGGFIATRDEELYVGEFPSRLFGLAPTSVEGEYGFGDVAYERTSFAVREEGKEWVGTAAALNGIAAGVYLALMGPQGMREVAETILANTRYALDRLAEVPGVETPYADAPHFADFTLRFTGSRTAAEIGEALLEHGIFGGRVLSGTDALYCVTEIHTKDDIDRLAETLQEIAK; encoded by the coding sequence ATGAACGCGCACCCCTACATCCCGAACTCGGTGCCCGGGGTGAAGCGGGAGATGCTGGCGGCGATCGGCGCGCGGAGCGTCGAGGACTTCTACGCGGACGTGCCCGGCCGCATCCGGCTGGACCGCCCGTTGGACCTGCCGCCTCCGCTGCGCTCGGAGGCCGAGCTGGTCCGGCACGTCGGCGGGCTGCTGCGGCGCAACACCAGCGCGGAGGAGGCGCTGAGCTTCCTCGGCGCCGGGTGCTACCACCACCACGTGCCCGCGGTGGTCGACGAGGTGGTCAACCGCAGCGAGTTCCTCACCGCTTACGCGGGCGAGCCGTACGAGGACCATGGCCGCTTCCAGGCGCTCTGGGAGTACCAGTCGCTGATGGGCGAGCTGCTGGAGATGGACGTCGTGAGCGTGCCGGTGTACGACGGCTACCAGGCCGCCGCCACGGCGCTGCGCATGGCGGGACGGATCACCGGCCGCCGGAGGCTGCTGCTGGTGACGGCCGTCGCCCCGGGCAGGCTTTCCAAGATCGAGGACTATGTCCGTCCGGACCACGACGTGGTCCTCGTGCCGGTGGACCCCGCCACCGGGCTGGCCGACCCGACTGCGGTGCGGGCGGCTCTGGCGGACAGCGACGTCGCGGCGGTGTTCGCCGAGGCGCCCTCCGCGTCGGGGATCCTGGATCCCGCCCTCCCGTCGCTGGCCGAGGTGGCGCACGAGGCCGGGGCCCTGTACGTCGTGGGCTGCAACCCGATCTCGCTGGGGGCGGTGACCCCGCCGTCGCAGTACGGCGCCGACATCGTCTGCGGCGACATCCAGCCCCTCGGGCTGCCCATGAGCTTCGGCGGGATGAACGGCGGCTTCATAGCGACGCGGGACGAGGAACTCTACGTGGGCGAGTTCCCCTCCCGGCTGTTCGGCCTGGCGCCCACCAGCGTCGAGGGCGAGTACGGCTTCGGTGACGTGGCCTACGAGCGCACCTCCTTCGCCGTCCGCGAGGAGGGCAAGGAGTGGGTGGGCACCGCCGCCGCCCTGAACGGCATCGCCGCCGGGGTCTACCTGGCGCTGATGGGGCCGCAGGGCATGCGCGAGGTCGCCGAGACGATCCTGGCGAACACCCGGTACGCGCTGGACCGGCTGGCCGAGGTGCCCGGAGTGGAGACCCCCTACGCGGACGCCCCCCACTTCGCCGACTTCACGCTCCGCTTCACCGGCTCGCGGACCGCCGCCGAGATCGGCGAGGCGCTGCTGGAGCACGGGATCTTCGGCGGCAGGGTCCTGTCCGGGACCGACGCCCTGTACTGCGTCACCGAGATCCACACCAAGGACGACATCGACCGGCTGGCCGAGACCCTCCAGGAGATCGCCAAGTGA
- a CDS encoding GntR family transcriptional regulator, with translation MPIDRRPLREQIKDEILDRLGKGEFAPEQAINEMVLAADLGVSRTPLREALIGLEREGIIVSERGKGFRFAPMSAKEFDDLTTIVAALESLALESTDPEFLHAVAPRLLEEARAFSVPEAEHAVIERYDDAWHDLLLSGCPNERLMDLITSLKLTMHRYERVVVGDWEVLERSAEEHERIAERLVDADVEGAVEALKANWQSGKDRILARLRWHGPAE, from the coding sequence ATGCCGATCGACCGCCGCCCCCTTCGCGAACAGATCAAGGACGAGATCCTCGACCGGCTGGGCAAGGGGGAGTTCGCCCCCGAACAGGCGATCAACGAGATGGTGCTGGCCGCGGACCTCGGCGTCAGCCGCACCCCGCTCCGCGAGGCGCTCATCGGGCTGGAGCGCGAGGGCATCATCGTCAGCGAGCGCGGCAAGGGGTTCCGGTTCGCCCCGATGAGCGCGAAGGAGTTCGACGACCTCACCACGATCGTCGCCGCGCTGGAGTCCCTGGCGCTGGAGTCGACCGACCCCGAGTTCCTGCACGCGGTCGCCCCGCGCCTCCTGGAGGAGGCCCGCGCGTTCTCCGTCCCCGAGGCGGAGCACGCCGTGATAGAGCGCTACGACGACGCCTGGCACGATCTCCTGCTCTCCGGCTGCCCCAACGAGCGGCTGATGGACCTCATCACCTCGCTGAAGCTCACCATGCACCGCTACGAGCGCGTCGTGGTCGGCGACTGGGAGGTGCTGGAACGCTCGGCCGAGGAGCACGAGCGGATCGCCGAACGCCTGGTCGACGCGGACGTCGAGGGGGCCGTCGAGGCCCTGAAGGCCAACTGGCAGAGCGGCAAGGACAGGATCCTCGCGCGCCTCAGATGGCATGGGCCAGCCGAATGA
- a CDS encoding TetR/AcrR family transcriptional regulator, with protein MTVKGRRAEYKELTRSAVLDAAAALFADQGFTATTIDDVAQAARVSKGTVYYHFTDKAHLFEAVFRDRQERLAEDVAAAAMRHDRPWPRLDAALDAYLEGTVTDAAHRSLLQQAPAALGAERCRELDEQMGLPALQSLLDGLNDAEELSVEPGPMLTRLIFSALCEAAMTAGAAPDPSEARHTAAEALHALLAGLRHHPPATRPRNSARRPSPGERP; from the coding sequence ATGACCGTCAAGGGCCGCAGAGCCGAGTACAAGGAACTCACCAGGAGCGCGGTGCTCGATGCGGCCGCAGCACTCTTCGCCGATCAGGGGTTCACCGCGACCACGATCGATGACGTCGCCCAGGCGGCCCGCGTCAGCAAGGGGACGGTCTACTACCACTTCACCGACAAGGCCCACCTGTTCGAGGCCGTGTTCCGCGACCGCCAGGAGCGCCTCGCGGAGGACGTCGCCGCTGCGGCCATGCGACATGACCGGCCCTGGCCTCGGCTGGACGCCGCGCTGGATGCCTACCTCGAGGGAACCGTCACCGATGCCGCGCACCGGTCACTGCTCCAGCAGGCCCCCGCGGCGCTGGGCGCCGAGCGCTGCCGGGAACTGGACGAACAGATGGGGCTGCCCGCGCTGCAGTCGCTCCTTGACGGCTTGAACGACGCCGAGGAACTGTCGGTGGAGCCTGGTCCGATGCTGACACGCCTGATCTTCAGCGCTCTCTGCGAAGCGGCAATGACCGCTGGCGCTGCCCCCGACCCGTCCGAAGCCCGGCACACCGCCGCCGAAGCCCTTCATGCCCTCCTGGCCGGCCTGCGGCATCACCCGCCCGCCACCCGCCCTCGAAACTCGGCTCGCCGGCCTTCCCCAGGAGAACGACCATGA
- a CDS encoding alpha/beta fold hydrolase: protein MSQFTTAGQNTLETSKGTVGYWTNGEGPGPAVVFLQGFLAGPDVWSPVVAELAGRHRCFTVDWPFGAHDRPMRADADLSPPGVAELVVEVLDRLGESSAVLVGNDSGGVIAQLVTAAHPDRVAALALVACDAFEVFPPGVYRLLFRLASVPGVVRAMAAAMNVPAIARSRVGFGAVLEHCPGSVRHWVAPLAADPGVRRDITKLMTGASSAQTLAAARAFGGYDRPVLVVWADRDRLFPLALGRRLARAFPSGRLEVIKNSGTFVPHDQPARLAELLAGFLAEQDLR, encoded by the coding sequence ATGAGTCAGTTTACGACTGCCGGTCAAAATACTCTGGAGACGTCGAAGGGCACTGTCGGCTACTGGACGAACGGCGAGGGCCCTGGGCCCGCCGTGGTCTTCCTGCAGGGCTTCCTCGCCGGACCGGATGTCTGGTCGCCGGTGGTCGCCGAACTCGCCGGACGGCACCGGTGCTTCACGGTCGACTGGCCGTTCGGCGCGCACGACCGACCGATGCGGGCCGACGCCGACCTCTCCCCGCCCGGAGTGGCCGAACTGGTGGTCGAGGTGCTGGACCGGCTGGGCGAATCCAGCGCCGTCCTCGTCGGCAACGACAGCGGCGGTGTCATCGCGCAACTGGTCACGGCCGCACATCCCGACCGCGTCGCCGCGCTGGCGCTGGTGGCCTGCGACGCCTTCGAGGTCTTTCCGCCCGGGGTCTACCGGCTGCTGTTCCGCTTGGCCTCCGTCCCCGGGGTGGTGCGGGCGATGGCCGCCGCGATGAATGTTCCGGCCATCGCCCGCTCGCGGGTGGGGTTCGGAGCGGTCTTGGAGCACTGTCCCGGCTCGGTGCGGCACTGGGTCGCTCCGCTGGCCGCAGACCCGGGTGTCCGCCGCGACATCACCAAACTCATGACCGGGGCGTCCAGCGCCCAGACCCTCGCCGCCGCCCGCGCCTTCGGCGGGTACGACCGGCCCGTCCTGGTCGTCTGGGCCGATCGCGACCGGCTCTTCCCCCTTGCGCTCGGCCGGCGGCTGGCCCGGGCCTTCCCCTCCGGCCGCCTCGAAGTGATCAAGAATTCGGGGACCTTCGTCCCGCACGACCAGCCCGCGCGGCTCGCCGAACTGCTCGCGGGCTTCCTGGCCGAACAGGACCTCCGGTGA
- a CDS encoding nuclear transport factor 2 family protein — protein MTPEEFPAAFAAGWALPKPDAFLDYFRPLIAPDATFTQPMFPAAHGVTAIESMFRRLFALFPDMALMVVHTAVEADTAYIESLCTASLGRGPVEFPVCDRFTLADGAIRARHSFADPLPLLLTGLRRPSAWPRLLCSRLPAPSTKDARAGEA, from the coding sequence GTGACCCCCGAAGAGTTTCCCGCCGCCTTCGCCGCGGGCTGGGCACTGCCCAAACCCGACGCGTTCCTGGACTACTTCCGCCCGCTCATCGCTCCGGACGCGACGTTCACCCAGCCCATGTTCCCGGCCGCCCACGGCGTGACCGCCATCGAGAGCATGTTCCGGCGCCTGTTCGCCCTGTTCCCCGACATGGCGCTCATGGTCGTCCACACCGCCGTCGAGGCCGACACCGCCTACATCGAGTCCCTCTGCACCGCGAGCCTCGGCCGCGGACCCGTCGAGTTCCCCGTCTGCGACCGATTCACCCTCGCCGACGGCGCTATCAGAGCGCGCCACTCCTTCGCCGACCCGCTTCCACTCCTGCTCACCGGGCTGCGCCGCCCCTCCGCCTGGCCTCGCCTCCTCTGCAGCCGCCTCCCCGCACCCAGCACGAAGGATGCTCGTGCAGGAGAGGCCTAG
- a CDS encoding response regulator: MRIVLADDAVLLREGLVALLARFNHTVVAVGDAIALAAAVDDERPDVVVTDVRMPPTFTDEGLHAAVDLRLRHPGLPVLVLSQYVATAYAAKLLESTDSGGVGYLLKDRILDVAEFVDGVERVAAGGCVIDPEVVRQLLTRRHDPLTRLTPREREVLALMAEGRSNAAITTSLTISEKVVGKHINSIFTKLDLPADSTDDHRRVRAVLTYLQPHDQKPAARRGPS; the protein is encoded by the coding sequence CTGCGCATAGTCCTTGCCGACGATGCGGTCCTCCTGCGCGAGGGCCTGGTCGCCCTCCTCGCCCGGTTCAACCACACCGTGGTAGCCGTCGGTGATGCCATCGCACTGGCTGCCGCCGTCGACGACGAACGCCCCGACGTGGTCGTCACCGATGTGCGTATGCCGCCCACGTTCACCGACGAAGGGCTGCACGCGGCGGTCGATCTGCGTCTACGGCACCCGGGCCTGCCCGTCCTCGTCCTCAGCCAGTACGTCGCCACCGCCTACGCCGCCAAACTCCTGGAATCGACCGACTCCGGCGGGGTCGGCTATCTACTCAAGGACCGCATCCTGGACGTAGCCGAATTCGTCGACGGCGTCGAGCGGGTCGCCGCCGGGGGCTGCGTGATCGACCCCGAAGTCGTCCGGCAACTGCTCACCCGCCGTCACGACCCGCTGACCCGGCTCACCCCCCGCGAACGCGAAGTCCTCGCCCTGATGGCCGAGGGCCGCTCCAACGCCGCCATCACCACCTCGCTCACCATCAGCGAGAAGGTCGTCGGCAAGCACATCAACTCGATTTTCACCAAGCTCGACCTGCCCGCGGACAGCACCGACGACCATCGCCGGGTTCGCGCCGTCCTGACCTATCTCCAGCCGCATGACCAAAAGCCGGCCGCGCGACGGGGACCGTCCTGA
- a CDS encoding sensor histidine kinase, whose protein sequence is MADTAWEALRGNPLRFFASLWLLRTVAYVLSGAMLGALCLVWLPAALVLGAVVAAPALTRPLVALERRRVVLLGGAPLQDPHVRPDRPGPIAWLRFRYAEAVTWRELAYLGLHATVLLVLDLAAVLLLSSPVLALMSVNLTTTRAPTDPATGTDVVVAVLIGALGALALVVVGFFAVYAVPVAAIAHAKVAHLLLAPGSGETVRMLTRSRARLVDAFEVERRRIERDLHDGAQQRLLALGMTLVGAQLEFDDRPEAARALVDQAAEEAKAALAELRELIRGIHPHVLTDLGLPAAVAELADRATVPVTVTVDVPHRLPTAVESTAYFVVAEALSNAAKHSTATQVSITGGLTNARLDIKVRDNGIGGADPTAGTGLAGLADRVDAYGGTLALSSPPGGPTILRLELPCTG, encoded by the coding sequence ATGGCGGATACGGCATGGGAGGCGTTGCGGGGCAACCCGCTGCGCTTCTTCGCCTCGCTATGGCTTCTACGGACCGTCGCCTACGTGCTCTCTGGTGCCATGCTCGGCGCACTCTGTCTAGTGTGGCTTCCCGCAGCGCTCGTACTTGGCGCCGTGGTCGCGGCACCGGCGCTCACGCGCCCTCTCGTGGCGCTGGAGCGGCGGCGGGTGGTCCTGCTCGGCGGGGCACCGTTGCAGGACCCGCACGTCCGCCCCGACCGGCCGGGGCCCATTGCGTGGCTGCGCTTCCGGTACGCGGAAGCCGTGACCTGGCGGGAACTGGCCTACCTCGGGCTGCACGCCACCGTGCTGCTGGTGCTCGATTTGGCCGCGGTCCTCCTCCTGTCCTCCCCCGTCCTGGCCCTGATGTCGGTCAACCTGACCACGACCCGCGCCCCGACGGATCCGGCCACCGGCACCGATGTCGTCGTCGCCGTGCTGATCGGCGCGCTCGGGGCGCTGGCGCTGGTGGTCGTCGGGTTCTTCGCCGTCTACGCCGTGCCCGTCGCCGCGATCGCCCACGCCAAAGTTGCCCACCTGCTGCTGGCGCCGGGATCCGGCGAGACAGTCCGCATGCTCACCCGCTCACGCGCACGGCTGGTCGACGCGTTCGAGGTCGAGCGCCGCCGCATCGAACGCGACCTGCACGACGGCGCACAGCAACGCCTGCTCGCGCTGGGCATGACGCTGGTCGGCGCCCAGTTGGAGTTCGACGATCGCCCCGAAGCCGCGCGGGCACTCGTCGACCAGGCCGCAGAGGAGGCCAAAGCCGCCCTGGCCGAGCTGCGCGAGCTGATCCGCGGCATCCACCCGCACGTCCTCACCGACCTCGGCCTTCCCGCCGCGGTCGCCGAACTGGCCGACCGCGCGACGGTCCCGGTCACCGTCACGGTCGACGTGCCCCACCGCCTGCCGACCGCAGTGGAGTCGACGGCGTACTTCGTCGTCGCCGAAGCGCTGTCCAACGCCGCCAAACACTCCACCGCAACCCAGGTATCCATCACCGGCGGCCTCACCAACGCCCGCCTCGATATCAAGGTGCGCGACAACGGGATCGGTGGCGCGGACCCCACCGCCGGCACCGGCTTGGCAGGCCTGGCCGACCGGGTCGACGCGTACGGCGGCACGCTGGCCCTGTCCAGTCCGCCCGGCGGACCGACCATCCTGCGGCTGGAACTGCCATGCACTGGATAA
- a CDS encoding ABC transporter permease subunit, with protein MILRAEWTKLHTVRSTPWLLLAAATSTIGLGAATVALTTGSDLVAASLSGVYCGQIAIVVLAVLAMTNEYASGLVSTTLACTPRRTRVLLAKTATVIATVLSAALASVTGSLVAARSLAGDQGITVTSGPALRAAFGTVLYLTLVALLSLGIATALRHTAAALTTVLGLLYLFPLLAQFIGDERWHTRIERYAPMSAGLAVQSTTNLGDLPIGPWTGLGVLAAYAGAALLLGAVLFTTRDA; from the coding sequence ATGATCCTGCGCGCCGAATGGACGAAGCTGCACACGGTACGCAGTACCCCGTGGCTGCTACTGGCTGCCGCCACGTCAACGATCGGGCTGGGCGCCGCGACGGTCGCCCTGACGACCGGGTCCGACCTGGTAGCGGCCAGCCTCTCGGGCGTCTACTGCGGACAGATCGCCATCGTCGTGCTCGCTGTGCTGGCCATGACCAACGAATACGCCAGCGGCCTGGTCTCCACCACCCTGGCCTGCACCCCGCGCCGGACCAGGGTCCTGCTCGCCAAGACGGCGACCGTCATCGCGACCGTCCTCAGCGCCGCGCTGGCCAGTGTGACCGGATCGCTGGTCGCCGCCCGGAGCCTGGCGGGAGACCAGGGCATCACCGTCACCAGCGGGCCGGCCCTGCGCGCGGCATTCGGTACCGTGCTCTACCTCACCCTCGTCGCCCTGCTCAGCCTCGGCATCGCGACCGCGCTCCGGCACACCGCCGCAGCCCTCACCACCGTCCTGGGCCTGCTCTACCTCTTTCCGCTGCTCGCCCAGTTCATCGGCGACGAACGCTGGCACACCCGAATCGAGCGGTACGCACCGATGTCCGCCGGACTGGCCGTGCAGTCGACCACCAACCTAGGCGACCTGCCCATCGGCCCATGGACCGGTCTCGGCGTCCTGGCCGCCTACGCCGGCGCCGCCCTGCTGCTGGGCGCGGTCCTGTTCACCACCCGCGACGCGTGA
- a CDS encoding amidohydrolase family protein → MRIFDGRGVLEATHARIADDRIDAVGDASVQGADDVLVDGRGGTLLPGLIDAHVHLLPGCTQLAAVFGVTTLIDQFSKPEVIEPERAAVGAAARGSGPVRADLCTSSVGATAPGGHPTMAYEPLPYVTGPADAASFVEARLEEGATHLKVVLDDGSGSLLDIPTLDAATIEALVRRAHEHGLPVVAHASTSAGAVTVARYGVDVLAHAPFEHERRPGHCGGQRGLRADRHAERGRRLPRPRRRHAAAGCTSGLMGTPTQRGRGAAREYGIGVCSHVAGAAGGCGAVLIRQRCGAGPRVRSPICLTGPASSAEGAR, encoded by the coding sequence GTGCGCATCTTCGACGGCCGCGGAGTCCTCGAAGCCACACACGCGCGAATCGCCGACGACCGGATCGACGCCGTCGGCGACGCCTCCGTCCAGGGCGCGGACGACGTGCTGGTCGACGGACGCGGCGGGACGCTGCTGCCGGGACTCATCGACGCGCATGTCCATCTGCTGCCGGGATGTACGCAACTGGCCGCGGTGTTCGGTGTCACCACCCTGATCGACCAGTTCAGCAAGCCGGAGGTCATCGAGCCTGAGCGGGCGGCCGTCGGCGCGGCCGCGCGGGGCTCGGGTCCCGTCCGGGCTGACCTGTGCACTTCCAGTGTCGGGGCGACCGCGCCCGGAGGCCATCCCACGATGGCGTACGAGCCCCTGCCGTACGTCACCGGGCCGGCGGACGCGGCTTCCTTCGTCGAGGCGCGTCTGGAAGAGGGCGCGACACACCTCAAGGTCGTCCTCGACGACGGGTCGGGTTCCCTGCTGGACATCCCGACGTTGGACGCCGCGACCATTGAGGCGCTGGTACGCCGCGCGCACGAGCACGGGTTGCCCGTGGTCGCGCACGCCTCGACGTCCGCCGGCGCGGTCACGGTGGCCCGGTACGGTGTGGACGTGCTTGCGCACGCGCCGTTCGAACATGAGCGACGACCAGGTCACTGCGGTGGCCAGCGCGGGTTGCGCGCTGATCGCCACGCTGAGCGTGGTCGACGGCTCCCCCGGCCCCGACGGCGGCATGCCGCTGCTGGTTGCACCAGCGGGCTAATGGGGACGCCGACCCAGCGCGGTCGTGGAGCGGCGAGAGAGTATGGCATTGGCGTTTGTAGCCACGTTGCAGGTGCTGCCGGCGGATGTGGCGCGGTGCTGATCCGGCAGAGGTGCGGGGCTGGTCCGCGCGTGAGGTCGCCGATCTGCCTCACGGGCCCTGCGTCGTCAGCGGAAGGAGCCCGCTGA